The stretch of DNA TTTTCGGCTAATTTCGTAACGTAGTCGCAATCCCAACTCGATGTCATTTAAACCAGAACCAACGCCAAACTCTTCTACATCTTGAATAGCAATATTTGTCTCAAATTCTGGCTGTAGAATTAATCGTTGAGTCAGAAGTAGCTGATATTCTGCTCCAAACCGAAAGGAAATATCTCCATCCTGACTGACAAATAAAGCAGTATCTAATTCAAAAAGGTAAGGAGCTAAACCCTGAATGCCAATAACTCCAGAAGCTCTTGCAGGACCTCCATCAGAACTGTACACTTGGTCATAGCGTATCCCAGCTTGTAAATCAAAGAAAGGAGCAATTAGCTTGCCGTAGAGAAGCTGTAGCTCTGCTTCCCCATCTCCAGTATCCAAACCAACATCTCCTTCAGTTTTTATCCAGAGCCTTTGGTAATCACCTCCAATCCAGCTAATCGCATCCCAATTAAAAATATCTTCTCCATCGTTAACCCGATATTCCAACTGGTCTAACAAAAGTAAATAATAAGTTTGATTATCACCTATGGGCGAAGGCCAATCTTCTCTAGGTAGCTTGGGAATATCAATATTATCGGACTGAGATAAGCGCGAGCGTTCTTCGTCAGTAAGCATCTCTACTTTTTGACCAACGGTCACAGCAGGCTCCGTCCGTTTAGGGCGGAGTAATCTGTGACTGATGTTTGTGCTTTGAGTACTAGCTTCTATGCCTAATTCTGGTTCTGCAAGTACAGCAGGCGCTAAGAAAAGAGTACTAAGAATACTTACCAATCCAACAAAGGTAGAGCGATAACCTCGATCGTTTATTCTCATAGGTAATTTGACTGGAATCCCAGCCTAAAATAAAAACATGGATAACCCTAGATAAATTGGCATGAGCCAATACTAGATTTAGAGTATAGATATTAACTAAGTTGTGCTGGTTGAGCGATCGACAACAGCCACAGTGCGGAACATACCTACCTTCATGTGATAGAGCAAGTGACAGTGAAAAGCCCAGTACCCAGGTGCATCGACATTAACATCGACCGATACTCGCTCGGCGGGTTTGACGTTCAAAGTATGTTTGCGTGGTTGGTTTAGTCCACTACCATTAACCAACTCCATCCACATACCATGTAGGTGGATCGGATGTTCCATCATCGTGTCGTTGACAAATGTAAGCCTCAATCGTTCGCCATCGAAGAAAACCATTGGCTCTTCTATCTGGGAAAATTTTTTGCCATCAAACGACCACATATATCGTTCCATGTTTCCTGTTAGATGTAGCTCCATTTCCCGTTCGGGCTTTCGCTGCTTTTGATTAGGTTTTAGACTAATTAGATCGTTATAAAGCAGTACGCGATGATTTTTAGTGTTCTGCAAACCAATACCAGGCTCATCTAATCTACTTTTTGACATCATTGCTACGCCAGAGTTACCCGCACCATGAGTATCGGCACTATGCATTACTCCTCGATTATTTGACATAGAGTTGCTGCTATTTCCCCCCATGTCCATACCTGGCATATTATGCGATGAGCTATTGCTGCCACTCGTATCCATGCCTGACATATTGTGGGAGGAGTTATTACCACCCATATCCATGCCTGACATATTGTGAGAAGAGTTATTACCACCCATATCCATACCTGACATATTGTGAGAAGAGTTATTACTTCCCATGTTCATACCTGACATATCGTGAGAGGAATTGTTTCCACTCATGTCCATGCCTGACATATCGCCAGCCATTCCCATATCTGCCATAGTGCGTATGGGGCGTGTTCGCTGTTTGGGAATTGCTGCGCTCATCCCCTGACGAGGTGCGAGAGTTCCCCGCGCATAGCCACTGCGATCCATAGTTTCGGCAAAAACTGTATATGCTGTATTTTCCTGAAGTTCGACAATAACATCGTAAGTTTCAGCCGTAGCAATGCGAAATTCATCTACATCAACAGGCATAATATTTTGACCGTCGGCTTGAACTACAGTCATTTTCAGCCCAGGTATGCGGATGTCGAAAAAGGTCATTGCCGAACCATTAATAAACCGCAAGCGAACTTTTTCACCTGGTTTGAAAAGCCCAGTCCAGTTGGCATCTGATGCCATGCCGTTCATTAAATAGGTGTAAGTAGCACCAGTAACATCAGCAATGTCGGTAGGGTCCATCCGCATTCGATTCCAAGCCAAGTTTTTAGCAAGCTGCCCTATAGTCGGTCTTTGGTAATTGTAGTAAGGGCTAAATTTTTTAAGGTTGGCAAGAACTTCATAGGGATCTTCAAAAGTCCAGTCTGACAGCAACACTACATAATCGCGATCGTATTCAAAGGGTTCTGGTTCGATAGGATCGATGATTATAGGACCATAGTGACCCAACTGCTCTTGTAGTCCACTATGGCTGTGATACCAATAAGTACCGCTTTGTTTGACTGGGAAGCGATAGGTAAAAGTCTCTCCAGGCTTAATGCCAGCGTAACTAATTCCAGGAACTCCATCCATTTCTCGTGGGACGATGAGTCCGTGCCAGTGAAGTGATGTGTCTTCGTCGAGATTGTTTGTCACTTGTATTGTTGCAGTTTGCCC from Myxosarcina sp. GI1 encodes:
- a CDS encoding copper resistance protein B; translated protein: MRINDRGYRSTFVGLVSILSTLFLAPAVLAEPELGIEASTQSTNISHRLLRPKRTEPAVTVGQKVEMLTDEERSRLSQSDNIDIPKLPREDWPSPIGDNQTYYLLLLDQLEYRVNDGEDIFNWDAISWIGGDYQRLWIKTEGDVGLDTGDGEAELQLLYGKLIAPFFDLQAGIRYDQVYSSDGGPARASGVIGIQGLAPYLFELDTALFVSQDGDISFRFGAEYQLLLTQRLILQPEFETNIAIQDVEEFGVGSGLNDIELGLRLRYEISRKFAPYVGVNWTRKFGDTAELAEEEGESTDNFALVGGLRLLF
- a CDS encoding copper resistance system multicopper oxidase, which codes for MKNKSSTLNRRNFLRFTAGMSIALGLDSLIPAYAKQVVTANEPRNKGKYSDLIDLQIQQTKLPIASKNASTLTVNGSIPGPLVRLREGQTATIQVTNNLDEDTSLHWHGLIVPREMDGVPGISYAGIKPGETFTYRFPVKQSGTYWYHSHSGLQEQLGHYGPIIIDPIEPEPFEYDRDYVVLLSDWTFEDPYEVLANLKKFSPYYNYQRPTIGQLAKNLAWNRMRMDPTDIADVTGATYTYLMNGMASDANWTGLFKPGEKVRLRFINGSAMTFFDIRIPGLKMTVVQADGQNIMPVDVDEFRIATAETYDVIVELQENTAYTVFAETMDRSGYARGTLAPRQGMSAAIPKQRTRPIRTMADMGMAGDMSGMDMSGNNSSHDMSGMNMGSNNSSHNMSGMDMGGNNSSHNMSGMDMGGNNSSHNMSGMDTSGSNSSSHNMPGMDMGGNSSNSMSNNRGVMHSADTHGAGNSGVAMMSKSRLDEPGIGLQNTKNHRVLLYNDLISLKPNQKQRKPEREMELHLTGNMERYMWSFDGKKFSQIEEPMVFFDGERLRLTFVNDTMMEHPIHLHGMWMELVNGSGLNQPRKHTLNVKPAERVSVDVNVDAPGYWAFHCHLLYHMKVGMFRTVAVVDRSTSTT